Proteins encoded in a region of the Carassius gibelio isolate Cgi1373 ecotype wild population from Czech Republic chromosome B5, carGib1.2-hapl.c, whole genome shotgun sequence genome:
- the fsd1l gene encoding FSD1-like protein isoform X4: MDSQKDALQRIIATLANKNEELQNFIETLNHTFGRVQDNSTQVVSDLEEEFDTLYSILDEMKESMTNTIKQETVRKSHELQNQLTQSTSALESAEELLEFANNALHIADEEEFTKAAKQIKDRVTMAPAFRLTMKPKATDNMTHLMVDFSKERQLLQGLKFLPVPRAPEIVLGDCLVIDNEVTITWRIPVEDSKIDHYILEYRKTNHEGLPRVKDEQCWEVLDNIKTSEYTLQGLRFDTKFMNFRVRACNKAAAGDYSDPVTLETRAFNFGFDSTSSHLNLKVEDRSVEWDPQGGKGVDSKVKGKENKGSGTPSPKRTSVTRSPAPRGARDRFTGESYTVLGDTSIESGQHYWEVKPQKDCKSYSVGLAYRNLGKFDQLGKTNTTWCIHVNNWLQNSFAAKHNNKAKNLDVPVPDSIGVYCDFDRGQLSFYNAENKQLLHTFKVRFTQPVVPAFMVWCGGLTLSTGLQIPSAVRSFQKTENGLGGSNSSISQQDPSVACDICFYDKLPSVDSSLMP; this comes from the exons ATGGACTCTCAGAAA GATGCCTTACAGAGGATAATTGCCACATTAGCAAACAAAAATGAGGAACTCCAGAATTTCATTGAAACGCTGAATCACACTTTTGGTCGAGTTCAG GACAACTCCACACAGGTGGTGTCGGATTTAGAGGAGGAATTTGACACGCTTTACTCCATCCTGGATGAGATGAAGGAGAGTATGACAAACACCATCAAACAGGAAACAGTCCGGAAATCACATGAGCTTCAG AATCAGCTGACCCAAAGCACCAGTGCATTAGAGAGTGCAGAGGAACTTTTGGAGTTTGCTAATAATGCGCTGCACATCGCAGATGAGGAGGAATTCACAAAG GCTGCCAAACAGATCAAAGATAG GGTCACAATGGCTCCTGCCTTCCGCTTGACTATGAAGCCCAAAGCCACAGATAATATGACCCACCTGATGGTGGACTTCAGTAAGGAGAGACAGCTTCTGCAGGGCCTCAAGTTCCTCCCTG TGCCAAGAGCTCCAGAGATAGTGCTCGGGGACTGTCTGGTCATAGATAATGAGGTGACCATAACCTGGAGAATACCGGTGGAGGACAGCAAGATCGACCATTACATCTTAGAGTACAGAAAAACCAACCACGAGGGTCTGCCGCGTGTGAAGGACGAGCAGTGCTGGGAAGTGCTGGACAACATCAAGACCAGTGAATACACCCTACAAG GGTTAAGATTTGACACCAAGTTCATGAACTTCCGGGTAAGAGCATGTAATAAAGCAGCGGCGGGGGATTATTCGGATCCAGTCACCTTGGAAACTAGAG CGTTTAACTTCGGCTTTGACTCCacgtcatctcatctgaatctgAAGGTGGAGGACAGGAGCGTGGAATGGGATCCTCAGGGAGGAAAAGGAGTAGACAGCAAAGTCAAAGGGAAGGAGAACAAGGGCAG TGGAACTCCATCTCCTAAAAGAACATCAGTGACGCGCTCACCCGCCCCGAGAGGAGCCAGGGATCGCTTCACTGGAGAGTCCTACACAGTACTGG GTGACACCAGTATAGAGTCTGGCCAGCATTACTGGGAAGTGAAGCCTCAGAAAGACTGTAAGTCCTACAGTGTTGGTTTGGCCTACAGAAACCTTGGGAAATTTGACCAGTTGGGGAAGACCAACACCACCTGGTGTATCCACGTCAACAACTGGCTGCAGAACTCATTTGCAGCCAAACACAACAACAAGGCAAAGAATCTGGACGTCCCGGTACCAGACAGCATAGGAGTCTACTGTGACTTTGATCGag gCCAACTTTCCTTCTATAATGCTGAAAACAAACAATTGCTTCACACTTTTAAAGTGAGGTTCACCCAACCTGTTGTGCCAGCTTTCATG GTATGGTGTGGCGGTCTGACTCTGTCTACAGGCCTGCAGATACCCAGTGCAGTGAGAAGCTTCCAGAAGACAGAAAATGGGCTGGGAGGATCGAACAGCAGTATTTCTCAGCAGGATCCCTCAGTAGCCTGTGATATCTGCTTCTACGATAAACTGCCTTCAGTAGACAGCTCCCTAATGCCGTGA
- the fsd1l gene encoding FSD1-like protein isoform X2, producing MDSQKDALQRIIATLANKNEELQNFIETLNHTFGRVQDNSTQVVSDLEEEFDTLYSILDEMKESMTNTIKQETVRKSHELQNQLTQSTSALESAEELLEFANNALHIADEEEFTKAAKQIKDRVTMAPAFRLTMKPKATDNMTHLMVDFSKERQLLQGLKFLPVPRAPEIVLGDCLVIDNEVTITWRIPVEDSKIDHYILEYRKTNHEGLPRVKDEQCWEVLDNIKTSEYTLQGLRFDTKFMNFRVRACNKAAAGDYSDPVTLETRAFNFGFDSTSSHLNLKVEDRSVEWDPQGGKGVDSKVKGKENKGSSAHFTNLKNMSSGTPSPKRTSVTRSPAPRGARDRFTGESYTVLGDTSIESGQHYWEVKPQKDCKSYSVGLAYRNLGKFDQLGKTNTTWCIHVNNWLQNSFAAKHNNKAKNLDVPVPDSIGVYCDFDRGQLSFYNAENKQLLHTFKVRFTQPVVPAFMVWCGGLTLSTGLQIPSAVRSFQKTENGLGGSNSSISQQDPSVACDICFYDKLPSVDSSLMP from the exons ATGGACTCTCAGAAA GATGCCTTACAGAGGATAATTGCCACATTAGCAAACAAAAATGAGGAACTCCAGAATTTCATTGAAACGCTGAATCACACTTTTGGTCGAGTTCAG GACAACTCCACACAGGTGGTGTCGGATTTAGAGGAGGAATTTGACACGCTTTACTCCATCCTGGATGAGATGAAGGAGAGTATGACAAACACCATCAAACAGGAAACAGTCCGGAAATCACATGAGCTTCAG AATCAGCTGACCCAAAGCACCAGTGCATTAGAGAGTGCAGAGGAACTTTTGGAGTTTGCTAATAATGCGCTGCACATCGCAGATGAGGAGGAATTCACAAAG GCTGCCAAACAGATCAAAGATAG GGTCACAATGGCTCCTGCCTTCCGCTTGACTATGAAGCCCAAAGCCACAGATAATATGACCCACCTGATGGTGGACTTCAGTAAGGAGAGACAGCTTCTGCAGGGCCTCAAGTTCCTCCCTG TGCCAAGAGCTCCAGAGATAGTGCTCGGGGACTGTCTGGTCATAGATAATGAGGTGACCATAACCTGGAGAATACCGGTGGAGGACAGCAAGATCGACCATTACATCTTAGAGTACAGAAAAACCAACCACGAGGGTCTGCCGCGTGTGAAGGACGAGCAGTGCTGGGAAGTGCTGGACAACATCAAGACCAGTGAATACACCCTACAAG GGTTAAGATTTGACACCAAGTTCATGAACTTCCGGGTAAGAGCATGTAATAAAGCAGCGGCGGGGGATTATTCGGATCCAGTCACCTTGGAAACTAGAG CGTTTAACTTCGGCTTTGACTCCacgtcatctcatctgaatctgAAGGTGGAGGACAGGAGCGTGGAATGGGATCCTCAGGGAGGAAAAGGAGTAGACAGCAAAGTCAAAGGGAAGGAGAACAAGGGCAG CAGTGCACATTTCACCAATCTGAAGAATATGTCAAG TGGAACTCCATCTCCTAAAAGAACATCAGTGACGCGCTCACCCGCCCCGAGAGGAGCCAGGGATCGCTTCACTGGAGAGTCCTACACAGTACTGG GTGACACCAGTATAGAGTCTGGCCAGCATTACTGGGAAGTGAAGCCTCAGAAAGACTGTAAGTCCTACAGTGTTGGTTTGGCCTACAGAAACCTTGGGAAATTTGACCAGTTGGGGAAGACCAACACCACCTGGTGTATCCACGTCAACAACTGGCTGCAGAACTCATTTGCAGCCAAACACAACAACAAGGCAAAGAATCTGGACGTCCCGGTACCAGACAGCATAGGAGTCTACTGTGACTTTGATCGag gCCAACTTTCCTTCTATAATGCTGAAAACAAACAATTGCTTCACACTTTTAAAGTGAGGTTCACCCAACCTGTTGTGCCAGCTTTCATG GTATGGTGTGGCGGTCTGACTCTGTCTACAGGCCTGCAGATACCCAGTGCAGTGAGAAGCTTCCAGAAGACAGAAAATGGGCTGGGAGGATCGAACAGCAGTATTTCTCAGCAGGATCCCTCAGTAGCCTGTGATATCTGCTTCTACGATAAACTGCCTTCAGTAGACAGCTCCCTAATGCCGTGA
- the fsd1l gene encoding FSD1-like protein isoform X1, whose amino-acid sequence MDSQKDALQRIIATLANKNEELQNFIETLNHTFGRVQDNSTQVVSDLEEEFDTLYSILDEMKESMTNTIKQETVRKSHELQNQLTQSTSALESAEELLEFANNALHIADEEEFTKAAKQIKDRVTMAPAFRLTMKPKATDNMTHLMVDFSKERQLLQGLKFLPVPRAPEIVLGDCLVIDNEVTITWRIPVEDSKIDHYILEYRKTNHEGLPRVKDEQCWEVLDNIKTSEYTLQGLRFDTKFMNFRVRACNKAAAGDYSDPVTLETRAFNFGFDSTSSHLNLKVEDRSVEWDPQGGKGVDSKVKGKENKGSSAHFTNLKNMSRSGTPSPKRTSVTRSPAPRGARDRFTGESYTVLGDTSIESGQHYWEVKPQKDCKSYSVGLAYRNLGKFDQLGKTNTTWCIHVNNWLQNSFAAKHNNKAKNLDVPVPDSIGVYCDFDRGQLSFYNAENKQLLHTFKVRFTQPVVPAFMVWCGGLTLSTGLQIPSAVRSFQKTENGLGGSNSSISQQDPSVACDICFYDKLPSVDSSLMP is encoded by the exons ATGGACTCTCAGAAA GATGCCTTACAGAGGATAATTGCCACATTAGCAAACAAAAATGAGGAACTCCAGAATTTCATTGAAACGCTGAATCACACTTTTGGTCGAGTTCAG GACAACTCCACACAGGTGGTGTCGGATTTAGAGGAGGAATTTGACACGCTTTACTCCATCCTGGATGAGATGAAGGAGAGTATGACAAACACCATCAAACAGGAAACAGTCCGGAAATCACATGAGCTTCAG AATCAGCTGACCCAAAGCACCAGTGCATTAGAGAGTGCAGAGGAACTTTTGGAGTTTGCTAATAATGCGCTGCACATCGCAGATGAGGAGGAATTCACAAAG GCTGCCAAACAGATCAAAGATAG GGTCACAATGGCTCCTGCCTTCCGCTTGACTATGAAGCCCAAAGCCACAGATAATATGACCCACCTGATGGTGGACTTCAGTAAGGAGAGACAGCTTCTGCAGGGCCTCAAGTTCCTCCCTG TGCCAAGAGCTCCAGAGATAGTGCTCGGGGACTGTCTGGTCATAGATAATGAGGTGACCATAACCTGGAGAATACCGGTGGAGGACAGCAAGATCGACCATTACATCTTAGAGTACAGAAAAACCAACCACGAGGGTCTGCCGCGTGTGAAGGACGAGCAGTGCTGGGAAGTGCTGGACAACATCAAGACCAGTGAATACACCCTACAAG GGTTAAGATTTGACACCAAGTTCATGAACTTCCGGGTAAGAGCATGTAATAAAGCAGCGGCGGGGGATTATTCGGATCCAGTCACCTTGGAAACTAGAG CGTTTAACTTCGGCTTTGACTCCacgtcatctcatctgaatctgAAGGTGGAGGACAGGAGCGTGGAATGGGATCCTCAGGGAGGAAAAGGAGTAGACAGCAAAGTCAAAGGGAAGGAGAACAAGGGCAG CAGTGCACATTTCACCAATCTGAAGAATATGTCAAG AAGTGGAACTCCATCTCCTAAAAGAACATCAGTGACGCGCTCACCCGCCCCGAGAGGAGCCAGGGATCGCTTCACTGGAGAGTCCTACACAGTACTGG GTGACACCAGTATAGAGTCTGGCCAGCATTACTGGGAAGTGAAGCCTCAGAAAGACTGTAAGTCCTACAGTGTTGGTTTGGCCTACAGAAACCTTGGGAAATTTGACCAGTTGGGGAAGACCAACACCACCTGGTGTATCCACGTCAACAACTGGCTGCAGAACTCATTTGCAGCCAAACACAACAACAAGGCAAAGAATCTGGACGTCCCGGTACCAGACAGCATAGGAGTCTACTGTGACTTTGATCGag gCCAACTTTCCTTCTATAATGCTGAAAACAAACAATTGCTTCACACTTTTAAAGTGAGGTTCACCCAACCTGTTGTGCCAGCTTTCATG GTATGGTGTGGCGGTCTGACTCTGTCTACAGGCCTGCAGATACCCAGTGCAGTGAGAAGCTTCCAGAAGACAGAAAATGGGCTGGGAGGATCGAACAGCAGTATTTCTCAGCAGGATCCCTCAGTAGCCTGTGATATCTGCTTCTACGATAAACTGCCTTCAGTAGACAGCTCCCTAATGCCGTGA
- the fsd1l gene encoding FSD1-like protein isoform X3 — translation MDSQKDALQRIIATLANKNEELQNFIETLNHTFGRVQDNSTQVVSDLEEEFDTLYSILDEMKESMTNTIKQETVRKSHELQNQLTQSTSALESAEELLEFANNALHIADEEEFTKAAKQIKDRVTMAPAFRLTMKPKATDNMTHLMVDFSKERQLLQGLKFLPVPRAPEIVLGDCLVIDNEVTITWRIPVEDSKIDHYILEYRKTNHEGLPRVKDEQCWEVLDNIKTSEYTLQGLRFDTKFMNFRVRACNKAAAGDYSDPVTLETRAFNFGFDSTSSHLNLKVEDRSVEWDPQGGKGVDSKVKGKENKGRSGTPSPKRTSVTRSPAPRGARDRFTGESYTVLGDTSIESGQHYWEVKPQKDCKSYSVGLAYRNLGKFDQLGKTNTTWCIHVNNWLQNSFAAKHNNKAKNLDVPVPDSIGVYCDFDRGQLSFYNAENKQLLHTFKVRFTQPVVPAFMVWCGGLTLSTGLQIPSAVRSFQKTENGLGGSNSSISQQDPSVACDICFYDKLPSVDSSLMP, via the exons ATGGACTCTCAGAAA GATGCCTTACAGAGGATAATTGCCACATTAGCAAACAAAAATGAGGAACTCCAGAATTTCATTGAAACGCTGAATCACACTTTTGGTCGAGTTCAG GACAACTCCACACAGGTGGTGTCGGATTTAGAGGAGGAATTTGACACGCTTTACTCCATCCTGGATGAGATGAAGGAGAGTATGACAAACACCATCAAACAGGAAACAGTCCGGAAATCACATGAGCTTCAG AATCAGCTGACCCAAAGCACCAGTGCATTAGAGAGTGCAGAGGAACTTTTGGAGTTTGCTAATAATGCGCTGCACATCGCAGATGAGGAGGAATTCACAAAG GCTGCCAAACAGATCAAAGATAG GGTCACAATGGCTCCTGCCTTCCGCTTGACTATGAAGCCCAAAGCCACAGATAATATGACCCACCTGATGGTGGACTTCAGTAAGGAGAGACAGCTTCTGCAGGGCCTCAAGTTCCTCCCTG TGCCAAGAGCTCCAGAGATAGTGCTCGGGGACTGTCTGGTCATAGATAATGAGGTGACCATAACCTGGAGAATACCGGTGGAGGACAGCAAGATCGACCATTACATCTTAGAGTACAGAAAAACCAACCACGAGGGTCTGCCGCGTGTGAAGGACGAGCAGTGCTGGGAAGTGCTGGACAACATCAAGACCAGTGAATACACCCTACAAG GGTTAAGATTTGACACCAAGTTCATGAACTTCCGGGTAAGAGCATGTAATAAAGCAGCGGCGGGGGATTATTCGGATCCAGTCACCTTGGAAACTAGAG CGTTTAACTTCGGCTTTGACTCCacgtcatctcatctgaatctgAAGGTGGAGGACAGGAGCGTGGAATGGGATCCTCAGGGAGGAAAAGGAGTAGACAGCAAAGTCAAAGGGAAGGAGAACAAGGGCAG AAGTGGAACTCCATCTCCTAAAAGAACATCAGTGACGCGCTCACCCGCCCCGAGAGGAGCCAGGGATCGCTTCACTGGAGAGTCCTACACAGTACTGG GTGACACCAGTATAGAGTCTGGCCAGCATTACTGGGAAGTGAAGCCTCAGAAAGACTGTAAGTCCTACAGTGTTGGTTTGGCCTACAGAAACCTTGGGAAATTTGACCAGTTGGGGAAGACCAACACCACCTGGTGTATCCACGTCAACAACTGGCTGCAGAACTCATTTGCAGCCAAACACAACAACAAGGCAAAGAATCTGGACGTCCCGGTACCAGACAGCATAGGAGTCTACTGTGACTTTGATCGag gCCAACTTTCCTTCTATAATGCTGAAAACAAACAATTGCTTCACACTTTTAAAGTGAGGTTCACCCAACCTGTTGTGCCAGCTTTCATG GTATGGTGTGGCGGTCTGACTCTGTCTACAGGCCTGCAGATACCCAGTGCAGTGAGAAGCTTCCAGAAGACAGAAAATGGGCTGGGAGGATCGAACAGCAGTATTTCTCAGCAGGATCCCTCAGTAGCCTGTGATATCTGCTTCTACGATAAACTGCCTTCAGTAGACAGCTCCCTAATGCCGTGA
- the rilpl2 gene encoding RILP-like protein 2 isoform X1, producing the protein MEARHDSSPMQAFDKDVLEMTVEDVYDISYVIGRDLLKVNTGSREFSDLQFKIIRVLEMFETMVNKYNLSLEQLRMELDNMKREMERVVAEDSSGNVNNQTVGPNKLVVDLQDPNRPRFTMQELKEVLQERNKLKAQLLVAQEELQLYKSGVLGSKQKMVEVNLETLPQSEPAPSTIIEDPKEKSTIQKLFSFRQK; encoded by the exons ATGGAAGCACGGCACGACAGTTCACCCATGCAGGCTTTCGATAAGGACGTTTTGGAAATGACAGTTGAAGATGTTTATGACATTTCTTACGTGATCGGCAGAGATTTATTAAAAGTCAACACAGGTAGCCGGGAATTCTCAGATTTACAGTTCAAAATCATCCGTGTGCTGGAGATGTTTGAGACCATGGTGAATAAGTACAACCTGTCGCTGGAGCAGCTGAGGATGGAGCTGGACAATATGAAGCGAGAAATGGAAAGAGTTGTAGCAGAAGATTCGAGCGGTAATGTTAACAAT CAGACTGTTGGTCCAAACAAACTAGTTGTGGATTTACAAGACCCAAACCGACCACGATTCACCATGCAGGAGTTAAAGGAGGTTCTGCAGGAGAGAAACAAACTTAAAGCCCAGCTGTTGGTGGCCCAAGAGGAACTTCAACTCTACAAgag TGGAGTCCTGGGCTCTAAACAGAAGATGGTGGAAGTAAACCTGGAGACCCTTCCTCAGTCAGAACCTGCACCCTCCACCATTATAGAGGACCCCAAAGAGAAGAGCACCATTCAGAAACT
- the rilpl2 gene encoding RILP-like protein 2 isoform X2 — MEARHDSSPMQAFDKDVLEMTVEDVYDISYVIGRDLLKVNTGSREFSDLQFKIIRVLEMFETMVNKYNLSLEQLRMELDNMKREMERVVAEDSSGNVNNTVGPNKLVVDLQDPNRPRFTMQELKEVLQERNKLKAQLLVAQEELQLYKSGVLGSKQKMVEVNLETLPQSEPAPSTIIEDPKEKSTIQKLFSFRQK, encoded by the exons ATGGAAGCACGGCACGACAGTTCACCCATGCAGGCTTTCGATAAGGACGTTTTGGAAATGACAGTTGAAGATGTTTATGACATTTCTTACGTGATCGGCAGAGATTTATTAAAAGTCAACACAGGTAGCCGGGAATTCTCAGATTTACAGTTCAAAATCATCCGTGTGCTGGAGATGTTTGAGACCATGGTGAATAAGTACAACCTGTCGCTGGAGCAGCTGAGGATGGAGCTGGACAATATGAAGCGAGAAATGGAAAGAGTTGTAGCAGAAGATTCGAGCGGTAATGTTAACAAT ACTGTTGGTCCAAACAAACTAGTTGTGGATTTACAAGACCCAAACCGACCACGATTCACCATGCAGGAGTTAAAGGAGGTTCTGCAGGAGAGAAACAAACTTAAAGCCCAGCTGTTGGTGGCCCAAGAGGAACTTCAACTCTACAAgag TGGAGTCCTGGGCTCTAAACAGAAGATGGTGGAAGTAAACCTGGAGACCCTTCCTCAGTCAGAACCTGCACCCTCCACCATTATAGAGGACCCCAAAGAGAAGAGCACCATTCAGAAACT